The proteins below are encoded in one region of Podarcis raffonei isolate rPodRaf1 chromosome 8, rPodRaf1.pri, whole genome shotgun sequence:
- the CCNL2 gene encoding cyclin-L2 isoform X2, with the protein MATGQVLFQRFFYTKSFVKHSMEHVSMACVHLASKIEEAPRRIRDVINVFHRLRYLREKKKPVPLILDQEYVNLKNQIIKAERRVLKELGFCVHVKHPHKIIVMYLQVLECERNQHLVQTSWNYMNDSLRTDVFVRFHPESIACACIYLAARTLEIPLPNRPHWFLLFGATEEEIQEICTKILQLYTRKKVDLAILESRVEKKKLAIEEAKAQAKGLLPDGTPNLDTVSGFSPAPKTESPKENKGTKPSPLAVQVVKNAKRKMEATKRMKSNSPVNGVQKGRDSRSRSGSRDQSYSRSPSRSPSPKQRKSESYSPSSGSKSHSRSRSRSDSPPRQFNHGSSSYKASKMRSYKKAKGYKYTSPKQRKSRSRSSSRSRSRSRERSDHSGKYKKKSHYYRDQRPERPHSYERPGHRYEREHPGHSRHRR; encoded by the exons ATGGCTACGGGGCAGGTGTTATTCCAGCGTTTCTTTTATACAAAATCATTTGTGAAGCATTCCATGGAG CATGTGTCGATGGCCTGTGTTCACTTGGCATCGAAAATTGAAGAAGCCCCAAGGCGGATAAGAGATGTCATTAATGTGTTCCACAGACTTCGGTATCTGAGAGAGAAAAA GAAGCCTGTACCTTTGATACTGGATCAAGAGTATGTTAACTTGAAGAACCAAATTATAAAGGCTGAGAGGAGAGTTCTGAAGGAGTTGGGATTTTGCGTACACGTGAAACATCCCCACAAG ATAATCGTTATGTACCTTCAGGTATTAGAATGTGAACGTAACCAACACCTGGTCCAGACCTCATG GAACTACATGAATGACAGTCTGCGGACAGATGTCTTTGTAAGGTTCCACCCCGAGAGCATCGCTTGCGCCTGCATCTACCTTGCTGCTAGGACCCTGGAG ATTCCGCTTCCaaaccgccctcactggttcctGCTGTTTGGAGCTACGGAAGAGGAAATCCAGGAGATATGCACGAAAATTTTGCAATTATACACACGTAAAAAG GTTGATCTAGCTATCCTGGAAAGCCGAGTAGAGAAGAAAAAGCTTGCCATCGAAGAGGCAAAAGCGCAAGCCAAAGGCCTCTTACCAGATGGAACACCCAATTTGGATACAGTGTCGGGATTTTCTCCTGCTCCCAAAACCG AGTCTCCAAAGGAAAATAAAGGCACCAAGCCTTCCCCACTTGCTGTGCAGGTGGTAAAAAACGCCAAGCGGAAAATGGAAGCGACGAAACGGATGAAATCCAACAGTCCCGTCAATGG CGTTCAGAAAGGCCGAGACAGCAGGAGTCGGAGTGGAAGTAGAGACCAGAGTTATTCCAGGTCTCCTTCAAGGTCACCATCTCCAAAGCAGAG GAAGAGTGAGAGCTATTCCCCATCGAGCGGCTCCAAATCCCACAGCCGCTCGAGGAGCCGAAGTGACTCTCCCCCGCGGCAGTTCAACCATGGCAGCTCGAGCTACAAAGCCTCCAAGATGAGGAGCTACAAGAAGGCCAAGGGGTACAAATACACCTCTCCCAAGCAGCGGAAATCCCGCAGCAGGAGCTCGTCGCGGTCCCGGAGCCGCTCGCGAGAACGCTCGGACCACTCTGGGAAGTACAAGAAGAAGAGCCACTACTACAGGGATCAGAGGCCCGAGCGGCCCCACTCCTATGAGAGGCCAGGCCACCGCTATGAGAGGGAGCACCCAGGCCACAGCCGGCATCGCAGATGA
- the MRPL20 gene encoding 39S ribosomal protein L20, mitochondrial produces the protein MVFLTASLWVRARLTDRFWRKQEVLKHARHFRGRKNRCYSLAVRAVQRAFMYATKARQRKKKDMRMLWQTRIEAASLEHGLKYHVFRGGLSQCQVELNRKTLADLAIYEPKTFKSLASLAKRRGQEGLLAARGGGKEPEGIFSRIVRCT, from the exons ATGGTTTTCCTAACGGCCAGCCTTTGGGTCCGGGCCCGTTTGACCGATCGCTTTTGGCGGAAGCAGGAGGTGCTGAAGCATGCACGG CATTTCCGGGGGCGGAAGAACCGTTGCTACAGCTTGGCCGTCCGCGCCGTCCAGAGGGCTTTCATGTACGCCACGAAGGCCAGACAGCGGAAAAAGAAGGACATGAGAATG CTTTGGCAAACCAGGATCGAAGCAGCATCACTTGAGCATGGTCTGAAGTATCACGTTTTCCGTGGCGGtctctcccag TGTCAAGTGGAACTGAACCGGAAAACGCTGGCCGACCTGGCGATCTACGAGCCAAAGACGTTCAAGTCCTTAGCCTCTTTAGCCAAGAGGAGaggacaagaaggccttcttgctGCCCGGGGAGGTGGAAAGGAACCCGAAGGGATATTTTCACGCATTGTGAGATGTACTTGA
- the CCNL2 gene encoding cyclin-L2 isoform X3 has translation MNDSLRTDVFVRFHPESIACACIYLAARTLEIPLPNRPHWFLLFGATEEEIQEICTKILQLYTRKKVDLAILESRVEKKKLAIEEAKAQAKGLLPDGTPNLDTVSGFSPAPKTESPKENKGTKPSPLAVQVVKNAKRKMEATKRMKSNSPVNGVQKGRDSRSRSGSRDQSYSRSPSRSPSPKQRKSESYSPSSGSKSHSRSRSRSDSPPRQFNHGSSSYKASKMRSYKKAKGYKYTSPKQRKSRSRSSSRSRSRSRERSDHSGKYKKKSHYYRDQRPERPHSYERPGHRYEREHPGHSRHRR, from the exons ATGAATGACAGTCTGCGGACAGATGTCTTTGTAAGGTTCCACCCCGAGAGCATCGCTTGCGCCTGCATCTACCTTGCTGCTAGGACCCTGGAG ATTCCGCTTCCaaaccgccctcactggttcctGCTGTTTGGAGCTACGGAAGAGGAAATCCAGGAGATATGCACGAAAATTTTGCAATTATACACACGTAAAAAG GTTGATCTAGCTATCCTGGAAAGCCGAGTAGAGAAGAAAAAGCTTGCCATCGAAGAGGCAAAAGCGCAAGCCAAAGGCCTCTTACCAGATGGAACACCCAATTTGGATACAGTGTCGGGATTTTCTCCTGCTCCCAAAACCG AGTCTCCAAAGGAAAATAAAGGCACCAAGCCTTCCCCACTTGCTGTGCAGGTGGTAAAAAACGCCAAGCGGAAAATGGAAGCGACGAAACGGATGAAATCCAACAGTCCCGTCAATGG CGTTCAGAAAGGCCGAGACAGCAGGAGTCGGAGTGGAAGTAGAGACCAGAGTTATTCCAGGTCTCCTTCAAGGTCACCATCTCCAAAGCAGAG GAAGAGTGAGAGCTATTCCCCATCGAGCGGCTCCAAATCCCACAGCCGCTCGAGGAGCCGAAGTGACTCTCCCCCGCGGCAGTTCAACCATGGCAGCTCGAGCTACAAAGCCTCCAAGATGAGGAGCTACAAGAAGGCCAAGGGGTACAAATACACCTCTCCCAAGCAGCGGAAATCCCGCAGCAGGAGCTCGTCGCGGTCCCGGAGCCGCTCGCGAGAACGCTCGGACCACTCTGGGAAGTACAAGAAGAAGAGCCACTACTACAGGGATCAGAGGCCCGAGCGGCCCCACTCCTATGAGAGGCCAGGCCACCGCTATGAGAGGGAGCACCCAGGCCACAGCCGGCATCGCAGATGA
- the CCNL2 gene encoding cyclin-L2 isoform X1, which translates to MAAIMAAAGGAAALATVGPGLAGSAVASSASSSSSSGGYCPPALPPPALPPPPGAVRIGDRLYSGVLITLENCLLSADALRFTPSMSSGLDAETEAQLRVTGCELIQAAGILLRLPQVAMATGQVLFQRFFYTKSFVKHSMEHVSMACVHLASKIEEAPRRIRDVINVFHRLRYLREKKKPVPLILDQEYVNLKNQIIKAERRVLKELGFCVHVKHPHKIIVMYLQVLECERNQHLVQTSWNYMNDSLRTDVFVRFHPESIACACIYLAARTLEIPLPNRPHWFLLFGATEEEIQEICTKILQLYTRKKVDLAILESRVEKKKLAIEEAKAQAKGLLPDGTPNLDTVSGFSPAPKTESPKENKGTKPSPLAVQVVKNAKRKMEATKRMKSNSPVNGVQKGRDSRSRSGSRDQSYSRSPSRSPSPKQRKSESYSPSSGSKSHSRSRSRSDSPPRQFNHGSSSYKASKMRSYKKAKGYKYTSPKQRKSRSRSSSRSRSRSRERSDHSGKYKKKSHYYRDQRPERPHSYERPGHRYEREHPGHSRHRR; encoded by the exons ATGGCGGCGATAATGGCGGCCGCGGGAGGAGCAGCGGCGCTGGCGACGGTAGGGCCCGGACTCGCCGGCTCAGCGGTGGCGTCGTCGGCGTCCTCGTCGTCGTCCTCCGGCGGCTACTGCCCGCCAGCCCTTCCTCCTCCGgctctccctccgccccccgGCGCGGTCCGCATCGGCGACCGGCTATACTCGGGGGTCCTCATCACGCTGGAAAACTGCCTTCTGTCGGCCGACGCCCTCCGCTTCACGCCTTCCATGAGCAGCGGCCTGGACGCCGAGACCGAGGCTCAGCTCCGAGTCACCGGCTGTGAGCTCATCCAGGCCGCCGGGATCCTGTTGCGGCTTCCTCAG GTTGCCATGGCTACGGGGCAGGTGTTATTCCAGCGTTTCTTTTATACAAAATCATTTGTGAAGCATTCCATGGAG CATGTGTCGATGGCCTGTGTTCACTTGGCATCGAAAATTGAAGAAGCCCCAAGGCGGATAAGAGATGTCATTAATGTGTTCCACAGACTTCGGTATCTGAGAGAGAAAAA GAAGCCTGTACCTTTGATACTGGATCAAGAGTATGTTAACTTGAAGAACCAAATTATAAAGGCTGAGAGGAGAGTTCTGAAGGAGTTGGGATTTTGCGTACACGTGAAACATCCCCACAAG ATAATCGTTATGTACCTTCAGGTATTAGAATGTGAACGTAACCAACACCTGGTCCAGACCTCATG GAACTACATGAATGACAGTCTGCGGACAGATGTCTTTGTAAGGTTCCACCCCGAGAGCATCGCTTGCGCCTGCATCTACCTTGCTGCTAGGACCCTGGAG ATTCCGCTTCCaaaccgccctcactggttcctGCTGTTTGGAGCTACGGAAGAGGAAATCCAGGAGATATGCACGAAAATTTTGCAATTATACACACGTAAAAAG GTTGATCTAGCTATCCTGGAAAGCCGAGTAGAGAAGAAAAAGCTTGCCATCGAAGAGGCAAAAGCGCAAGCCAAAGGCCTCTTACCAGATGGAACACCCAATTTGGATACAGTGTCGGGATTTTCTCCTGCTCCCAAAACCG AGTCTCCAAAGGAAAATAAAGGCACCAAGCCTTCCCCACTTGCTGTGCAGGTGGTAAAAAACGCCAAGCGGAAAATGGAAGCGACGAAACGGATGAAATCCAACAGTCCCGTCAATGG CGTTCAGAAAGGCCGAGACAGCAGGAGTCGGAGTGGAAGTAGAGACCAGAGTTATTCCAGGTCTCCTTCAAGGTCACCATCTCCAAAGCAGAG GAAGAGTGAGAGCTATTCCCCATCGAGCGGCTCCAAATCCCACAGCCGCTCGAGGAGCCGAAGTGACTCTCCCCCGCGGCAGTTCAACCATGGCAGCTCGAGCTACAAAGCCTCCAAGATGAGGAGCTACAAGAAGGCCAAGGGGTACAAATACACCTCTCCCAAGCAGCGGAAATCCCGCAGCAGGAGCTCGTCGCGGTCCCGGAGCCGCTCGCGAGAACGCTCGGACCACTCTGGGAAGTACAAGAAGAAGAGCCACTACTACAGGGATCAGAGGCCCGAGCGGCCCCACTCCTATGAGAGGCCAGGCCACCGCTATGAGAGGGAGCACCCAGGCCACAGCCGGCATCGCAGATGA